The Pseudomonas sp. TH06 genome has a window encoding:
- a CDS encoding sugar ABC transporter permease codes for MNTSTAKAHLDLSQPQRKVRVRNPGWFLVSPSVALLLLWMIVPLGMTIYFSMIRYNLLDPGVNEFVGLENFTYFLTDSGFLPGATNTLLLVGSVLLISVVFGVLISALLEASEFLGRGIVRVMLISPFFIMPTVGALIWKNLIFHPVSGILAYVWKLFGAQPVDWLAHYPLLSIIIIVSWQWLPFAILILMTAMQSLDQEQKEAARLDGAGPIAIFWHLTLPHLARPIAVVVMIETIFLLSVFAEIFTTTNGGPGYASTNLAYLIYNQALVQFDVGMASAGGLIAVVIANIAAIILVRMIGKNLTDKA; via the coding sequence ATGAATACTTCAACTGCCAAAGCCCACCTCGACCTGTCGCAACCCCAGCGCAAGGTTCGCGTACGCAATCCCGGCTGGTTTCTGGTCAGCCCTTCAGTGGCCCTGTTGCTGCTGTGGATGATCGTGCCGCTGGGCATGACCATTTACTTCTCGATGATTCGTTACAACCTGCTCGACCCGGGTGTTAACGAATTCGTCGGGCTGGAGAACTTCACTTACTTTCTGACCGACTCGGGCTTCCTGCCGGGCGCCACCAACACGCTGCTGCTGGTTGGCAGCGTGTTGCTGATCAGCGTGGTGTTCGGCGTACTGATCAGTGCGTTGCTTGAGGCCAGTGAGTTCCTCGGTCGCGGCATCGTCCGGGTGATGTTGATCTCGCCGTTTTTCATCATGCCCACGGTCGGTGCGCTGATCTGGAAAAACCTGATCTTCCACCCGGTGTCCGGGATCCTCGCCTACGTCTGGAAACTGTTCGGCGCGCAACCGGTGGACTGGCTGGCGCACTACCCGCTGCTGTCGATCATCATCATTGTTTCGTGGCAATGGCTGCCCTTCGCCATCCTCATCCTGATGACCGCCATGCAGTCCCTCGATCAGGAACAAAAGGAAGCCGCCCGCCTTGATGGCGCAGGGCCGATCGCGATCTTCTGGCACCTGACCCTGCCGCATCTGGCCCGGCCAATCGCGGTGGTGGTGATGATTGAAACGATTTTCCTGCTGTCGGTGTTCGCCGAGATTTTCACCACCACCAACGGCGGCCCCGGCTACGCCTCGACCAACCTCGCCTACCTGATCTACAACCAGGCGCTGGTGCAGTTCGACGTCGGCATGGCCTCGGCGGGCGGTTTGATTGCCGTGGTCATCGCCAACATCGCCGCGATCATTCTGGTGCGGATGATCGGCAAAAACCTGACTGACAAAGCCTGA
- the ugpC gene encoding sn-glycerol-3-phosphate ABC transporter ATP-binding protein UgpC, which translates to MANLKIKNLQKGFEGFSIIKGIDLEVNDKEFVVFVGPSGCGKSTLLRLIAGLEEVSGGTIELDGRDITEVSPAKRDLAMVFQTYALYPHMTVKKNMSFALDLAGVPKAEVEKKVGEAARILELGPMLERKPKQLSGGQRQRVAIGRAIVRNPKIFLFDEPLSNLDAALRVQMRLELLRLHKDLQATMIYVTHDQVEAMTMADKVVVLNGGKIEQVGSPLDLYHNPANLFVAGFLGTPKMGFLKGKIARVDAQVCEVSLDAGTRIVLPFNANHLSVGSVVTLGIRPEHLELAQPGDCTLQVTADVSERLGSDTFCHVKTNAGEALTMRVRGDLASRYGEQLNLYLDAAHCHLFDAEGVALTRPLRAAA; encoded by the coding sequence ATGGCCAACCTGAAAATCAAGAATCTGCAAAAAGGCTTCGAAGGTTTTTCCATCATCAAGGGCATTGACCTGGAAGTGAACGACAAGGAATTCGTGGTCTTCGTCGGCCCGTCCGGCTGCGGTAAATCCACCCTGCTGCGGCTGATCGCCGGCCTGGAAGAAGTCAGCGGCGGCACCATCGAACTCGACGGCCGCGACATCACCGAAGTCAGCCCGGCCAAGCGCGATCTGGCGATGGTGTTCCAGACCTACGCGCTGTACCCGCACATGACCGTGAAAAAGAACATGTCATTCGCCCTCGATCTGGCCGGCGTGCCGAAAGCCGAAGTCGAGAAGAAAGTCGGCGAAGCGGCGCGCATCCTCGAACTGGGACCGATGCTGGAACGCAAACCGAAACAGCTTTCCGGTGGTCAGCGTCAGCGTGTCGCCATCGGCCGCGCCATCGTGCGCAACCCGAAAATCTTCCTGTTCGACGAACCACTGTCCAACCTCGACGCCGCGTTGCGCGTGCAAATGCGCCTGGAGTTGCTGCGCCTGCACAAGGACCTGCAAGCGACGATGATTTACGTGACCCACGACCAGGTCGAAGCGATGACCATGGCCGACAAAGTCGTGGTGCTCAATGGCGGCAAGATCGAGCAAGTCGGCTCGCCACTGGACCTTTATCACAACCCCGCCAACCTGTTCGTTGCCGGGTTCCTTGGCACGCCGAAAATGGGCTTCCTCAAAGGCAAGATCGCCCGCGTCGACGCTCAGGTCTGTGAAGTCTCGCTGGATGCCGGCACGCGCATCGTCCTGCCATTCAACGCTAACCATCTGAGTGTCGGCAGCGTGGTGACGCTGGGCATTCGCCCGGAACATCTGGAGCTGGCGCAACCGGGCGACTGCACCCTGCAAGTCACCGCCGATGTCAGCGAGCGGCTGGGCAGCGATACCTTCTGCCACGTCAAGACCAACGCCGGCGAAGCGCTGACCATGCGCGTGCGCGGTGATCTGGCCAGTCGTTATGGCGAACAACTGAATCTGTATCTGGACGCCGCCCACTGCCATTTATTTGATGCCGAAGGTGTGGCGCTGACCCGTCCGCTGCGCGCTGCCGCCTGA
- a CDS encoding sugar ABC transporter substrate-binding protein, which translates to MQPTAKALLALTCMTLSSVSLGAQTLTIATVNNSDMIRMQKLSKTFETEHPDIKLNWVVLEENVLRQRLTTDIATQGGQFDVLTIGMYEAALWGAKGWLEPMKDLPAGYALDDVFPSVREGLSVKGSLYALPFYAESSITYYRTDLFKDAGLTMPERPTWEQIAGFAEKLTNKDKEQYGICLRGKAGWGENMALITTVANAYGARWFDEKWQPEFNGPEWKNALNFYVDTMKKSGPPGASSNGFNENLALFNSGKCAIWVDASVAGSFVTDKTQSKVADHVGFTFAPHQVTDKGSAWLYSWALAIPTSSKAKDAAKQFSAWATSKEYGELVAKTDGIANVPPGTRASTYSDAYMSAAPFAKVTLESLKAADPSKPTLKPVPYIGIQLVTIPEFQGVGTQVGKLFSAALIGQTTVDQALAAAQQTTEREMKRAGYPK; encoded by the coding sequence ATGCAACCCACTGCAAAAGCTCTGCTTGCCCTCACCTGCATGACCCTCAGCAGCGTCAGCCTTGGCGCCCAGACCCTGACCATCGCCACCGTCAACAACAGCGACATGATCCGCATGCAAAAACTCTCGAAAACCTTCGAGACCGAGCACCCGGACATCAAGCTCAATTGGGTGGTACTGGAAGAAAACGTCCTGCGCCAGCGCCTGACTACAGACATCGCCACTCAGGGCGGCCAGTTCGATGTGTTGACCATCGGCATGTACGAAGCAGCACTGTGGGGCGCCAAGGGTTGGCTCGAACCGATGAAGGATCTGCCGGCCGGTTACGCCCTCGACGACGTGTTCCCGTCGGTGCGTGAAGGCCTGTCGGTGAAGGGCTCGCTGTATGCCCTGCCGTTCTACGCCGAAAGCTCGATCACCTATTACCGCACCGACCTGTTCAAGGATGCTGGCCTGACCATGCCGGAACGTCCGACCTGGGAACAGATCGCCGGTTTCGCCGAAAAACTCACCAACAAGGATAAAGAGCAGTACGGCATCTGCCTGCGCGGCAAGGCCGGTTGGGGCGAGAACATGGCGCTGATCACCACCGTCGCCAATGCCTATGGCGCGCGTTGGTTCGATGAGAAATGGCAGCCGGAATTCAATGGCCCCGAGTGGAAAAACGCACTGAACTTCTATGTCGACACCATGAAGAAATCCGGCCCGCCGGGCGCCTCCAGCAACGGTTTCAACGAAAACCTGGCGCTGTTCAACAGCGGCAAATGCGCGATCTGGGTCGACGCCAGCGTCGCCGGCTCGTTCGTCACCGACAAGACCCAGAGCAAGGTTGCCGATCACGTCGGCTTCACCTTCGCGCCGCATCAAGTCACCGACAAGGGCTCGGCGTGGCTGTATTCCTGGGCACTGGCGATTCCGACCAGTTCCAAGGCCAAGGATGCAGCAAAACAGTTCAGCGCCTGGGCCACGTCCAAGGAGTACGGCGAACTGGTGGCCAAGACCGACGGCATCGCCAACGTACCACCGGGCACTCGCGCCTCGACCTACAGCGACGCCTACATGAGCGCCGCGCCGTTTGCCAAGGTCACGCTGGAGTCGCTGAAAGCCGCCGATCCGAGCAAACCAACGCTGAAACCGGTGCCGTACATCGGTATTCAACTGGTGACCATTCCTGAGTTCCAGGGCGTCGGCACCCAGGTTGGCAAACTGTTCTCGGCAGCGCTGATTGGCCAGACCACGGTGGATCAGGCCCTGGCGGCCGCACAGCAAACCACTGAACGCGAGATGAAGCGCGCCGGTTATCCCAAGTAA
- a CDS encoding carbohydrate ABC transporter permease, protein MTLQQSRRLQSLLLGTLAWAIAIVIFFPIFWMVMTSFKTEIDAFATPPQFIFTPTLENYLHINERSDYFSFAWNSVVISFSATALCLLIAVPAAYSMAFYETQRTKGTLLWMLSTKMLPPVGVLMPIYLLAKSFGLLDTRIALIVIYTLINLPIVVWMIYTYFKDIPKDILEAARLDGATLWQEMVRVLLPIAKGGLASTVLLSLILCWNEAFWSLNLTSSKAAPLTALIASYSSPEGLFWAKLSAVSTLACAPILIFGWISQKQLVRGLSFGAVK, encoded by the coding sequence ATGACACTTCAACAATCCCGCCGGCTGCAAAGCCTGCTGCTCGGCACCCTGGCCTGGGCCATCGCGATCGTGATTTTCTTTCCGATCTTCTGGATGGTGATGACCAGTTTCAAAACCGAAATCGACGCCTTCGCCACGCCGCCGCAGTTCATCTTCACGCCGACGCTGGAGAACTACCTGCACATCAACGAGCGCAGCGACTACTTCAGTTTCGCCTGGAACTCGGTGGTGATTTCCTTCAGCGCCACGGCACTCTGCCTGCTGATCGCGGTGCCGGCGGCCTACTCGATGGCGTTCTACGAAACCCAGCGCACCAAAGGCACGCTGTTGTGGATGCTCTCGACCAAGATGCTGCCGCCGGTGGGCGTGCTGATGCCGATCTACCTGCTGGCGAAGAGTTTCGGCCTGCTCGACACGCGCATCGCACTGATCGTGATCTACACGCTGATAAACCTGCCGATCGTGGTCTGGATGATTTACACCTACTTCAAGGACATCCCCAAAGACATCCTCGAAGCTGCCCGCCTCGATGGCGCCACGCTGTGGCAGGAAATGGTTCGCGTGTTGCTGCCCATCGCCAAGGGCGGTCTCGCCTCGACCGTGCTGCTGTCGCTGATCCTGTGCTGGAACGAAGCCTTCTGGTCGTTGAACCTGACCTCGTCGAAAGCCGCGCCGCTGACTGCGCTGATCGCCTCGTATTCAAGTCCCGAAGGGTTGTTCTGGGCCAAGTTGTCGGCGGTCTCGACCCTCGCGTGTGCGCCGATCCTGATCTTCGGCTGGATCAGCCAGAAACAACTGGTGCGCGGCCTGTCATTCGGCGCCGTGAAATGA
- the xylB gene encoding xylulokinase has product MATEQLFLGIDCGTQGTKAIILDAASGEVLGHGAAAHSMISGANGRREQDTRQWLEAFALATRRALLAANVDGQSILGIGVSGQQHGLVLLDDQGEVLRPAKLWCDTETTPENDRLLTHLGGEKGSLERLGVVIAPGYTVSKLLWTKEQHPVVFARIARILLPHDYLNFWLTGRACSEYGDASGTGYFNVRTRQWDLQLLRDIDASGRLQAALPELIDAHEAVGTILPAIAEHLGINPNALVASGGGDNMMGAIGTGNIQPGAITMSLGSSGTVYAYAETPKVSPDASVATFCSSSGGWLPLICTMNLTNATGAIRELFELDLDRFNELVDEAPIGAEGVSMLPFFNGERVPALPHASGSLHGLTLDNLTQANLCRAAVEGTTFGLRYGLDLLRQNGLQSRSICLIGGGSNSAVWRQIVADIMNTPVICTEQSEAAALGAAIQAAWCKSWSNGHEDTLADLCQRCVKLDLSSETLPIAANVAAFQQAYERYQQHVATL; this is encoded by the coding sequence ATGGCAACCGAACAACTCTTCCTCGGCATCGACTGCGGCACCCAAGGCACCAAAGCGATCATCCTCGATGCTGCCAGCGGCGAAGTACTCGGCCACGGCGCCGCCGCTCACTCGATGATCAGCGGTGCCAACGGCCGTCGCGAGCAAGACACTCGCCAGTGGCTGGAAGCCTTCGCCCTCGCCACCCGCCGCGCGTTGTTGGCGGCGAATGTCGATGGCCAGTCGATCCTCGGCATCGGCGTTTCCGGCCAGCAACACGGTCTGGTGCTGCTCGACGATCAAGGCGAAGTCCTGCGCCCGGCCAAGCTCTGGTGCGACACCGAAACCACCCCTGAGAACGACCGGCTGCTCACGCATCTGGGCGGTGAAAAAGGCTCGCTCGAACGCCTCGGCGTGGTCATTGCGCCCGGCTACACAGTGTCGAAACTGCTGTGGACCAAAGAACAACATCCAGTCGTATTCGCACGCATCGCACGTATTTTACTGCCCCACGATTACCTCAACTTCTGGCTCACCGGCCGTGCCTGCAGCGAATACGGCGACGCCTCCGGCACCGGCTACTTCAACGTACGCACTCGCCAGTGGGATTTGCAGTTGCTGCGTGACATCGACGCCAGCGGACGTCTGCAAGCGGCGCTGCCTGAACTTATCGATGCGCACGAAGCCGTCGGCACAATCCTGCCGGCCATCGCCGAACACCTTGGCATCAACCCCAACGCCTTGGTCGCAAGCGGCGGCGGCGACAACATGATGGGCGCGATCGGCACCGGCAATATTCAACCCGGCGCGATCACCATGAGCCTTGGCTCCTCCGGCACGGTGTACGCCTACGCCGAAACCCCGAAAGTCAGCCCGGATGCCAGCGTCGCCACGTTCTGTTCATCGAGCGGCGGCTGGTTGCCGCTGATCTGCACCATGAATCTGACCAACGCCACCGGCGCAATTCGCGAATTGTTCGAGCTGGATCTCGACCGGTTCAATGAACTCGTCGATGAGGCCCCCATCGGCGCCGAAGGCGTGAGCATGCTGCCGTTTTTCAATGGCGAGCGCGTCCCCGCCCTGCCCCACGCCAGCGGCAGCCTGCACGGTTTGACGCTGGATAATCTGACTCAGGCCAATCTGTGCCGAGCCGCTGTCGAAGGCACAACGTTCGGCTTGCGCTACGGACTGGATTTGCTCCGCCAGAATGGTTTACAAAGCCGCAGCATTTGCCTGATCGGCGGCGGTTCGAACAGCGCGGTGTGGCGGCAGATCGTCGCCGACATCATGAACACCCCGGTGATCTGCACTGAACAGAGCGAAGCCGCCGCCCTCGGTGCTGCGATTCAAGCAGCGTGGTGCAAGTCCTGGTCGAACGGCCACGAAGATACGTTGGCCGACTTGTGCCAGCGCTGCGTGAAACTCGACCTGAGCAGTGAAACCCTGCCGATCGCCGCCAATGTCGCGGCGTTCCAGCAGGCTTACGAACGCTATCAACAGCATGTCGCAACCCTATAA
- a CDS encoding carbohydrate kinase produces MYLVCGEALFDFFSEDDASGLASKVNFKAIAGGSPFNVAVGLRRLGVDSALFGGLSTDYLGRRLQQVLQEEGVRPDYLVDFAAPTTLAMVAVGANGSPHYSFRGEGCADRQLSLAHLPSLGPEVRGLHIGSFSLVVQPIADTLLALVQRESGKRLITLDPNVRLNPEPNIELWRERIATLVQLADLIKVSDEDLGLLYPEQDPQRVIEGWLAHRCQVVILTRGGEGASVFSRAHGSWSVPACPVQIADTVGAGDTFQAALITWLTEHGLDSVEGVQHLAREQIDTMLKFAVQAAALTCSKTGPDLPYRHQLS; encoded by the coding sequence ATGTATTTGGTGTGTGGCGAAGCCCTGTTTGATTTCTTCAGCGAAGACGATGCCAGCGGACTGGCTTCGAAAGTGAACTTCAAGGCGATTGCCGGCGGCTCGCCGTTCAACGTCGCGGTGGGTTTGCGTCGTTTGGGCGTGGACTCGGCCTTGTTTGGCGGACTGTCCACCGACTACCTCGGCCGCCGCTTGCAGCAGGTATTGCAAGAGGAAGGCGTACGTCCTGACTATTTGGTGGACTTCGCCGCGCCGACCACGCTGGCGATGGTTGCCGTCGGCGCCAACGGCTCGCCGCATTACAGCTTTCGCGGCGAAGGTTGCGCCGATCGGCAGTTGAGCCTCGCGCATTTGCCATCGCTGGGCCCTGAAGTGCGCGGTTTGCACATCGGCTCGTTTTCACTGGTGGTGCAGCCGATTGCCGACACCCTGCTCGCGCTGGTTCAGCGTGAAAGTGGCAAACGCCTGATCACCCTCGACCCCAACGTACGCCTCAATCCCGAGCCGAATATCGAACTGTGGCGCGAACGGATTGCCACGTTGGTGCAACTGGCGGATCTGATCAAAGTCAGCGACGAAGACTTGGGCCTGCTCTACCCCGAACAGGATCCGCAACGCGTCATCGAAGGCTGGCTGGCGCATCGCTGCCAGGTCGTCATCCTCACCCGTGGCGGCGAAGGCGCCAGCGTGTTCAGCCGCGCCCATGGTTCATGGTCGGTGCCCGCCTGCCCGGTGCAGATCGCCGATACCGTCGGCGCCGGCGACACTTTCCAGGCCGCGTTGATCACCTGGCTGACCGAGCACGGTCTGGATTCGGTCGAAGGCGTGCAGCACCTTGCTCGCGAGCAGATCGACACCATGCTCAAGTTCGCCGTGCAAGCGGCAGCGCTGACCTGCAGCAAGACCGGTCCGGATTTGCCCTATCGTCACCAATTGAGCTGA
- a CDS encoding OprD family porin, whose product MRPPFTLITPRQSFGFGAVVLCAGFAAQVQASGFFEDTTAKIESRTVYFNRDFRDGHTSNDQGASKREESAQGFILNLQSGYTEGTVGFGIDALGMLGFKLDSSADNSNSGLLPSSGQDPRGSKDQYAKMGLTAKVKVSDTVLKYGALLPDLPLLKYNDGRLLPTMFNGALLTSKEVKDLTFMAARLDKYTARDSTDSQDIRVHCKNKRYACNTTADHFDMYGFDYKINDRLTAQYHYAELEDIYRQHFVGLLANQKVGDGVLKADLRLLKSADSGDAKAGSIDNRALSGMLSYAISGHTFSGGWQRMNGDNSMPYLDGSNPYLVNYVQVNDFAAAQERSWQLRYDYDFKAIGINGLSFLTRYVNGDHIKVLGSDQEGKEWERDSELKYVIQTGTFKDVSLRLRNATYRTNYEKFARDVDETRLIVSYNFSVL is encoded by the coding sequence ATGCGTCCCCCATTTACCCTCATCACCCCGCGCCAGTCGTTTGGCTTCGGAGCCGTTGTGCTATGCGCCGGTTTTGCCGCACAGGTTCAGGCCAGCGGATTTTTCGAAGACACCACGGCGAAAATCGAATCGCGCACGGTGTACTTCAACCGCGATTTCCGTGATGGGCACACCTCAAACGATCAGGGCGCATCGAAGCGTGAAGAGTCGGCGCAGGGCTTCATTCTCAACCTGCAATCGGGTTACACCGAAGGCACTGTCGGTTTCGGCATTGATGCGCTGGGCATGCTCGGCTTCAAACTCGACTCCAGCGCCGACAACAGCAATAGCGGTTTGCTGCCGTCGAGCGGGCAGGACCCTCGCGGCTCGAAAGATCAATACGCGAAAATGGGTTTGACCGCGAAAGTGAAGGTTTCGGACACGGTATTGAAATACGGCGCACTGCTGCCGGATCTGCCGCTGCTCAAGTACAACGATGGCCGTCTGCTGCCAACGATGTTCAACGGTGCGCTGCTGACTTCCAAGGAAGTGAAGGACCTGACCTTTATGGCGGCGCGTCTGGACAAGTACACCGCGCGCGACTCCACCGACTCGCAAGACATCCGCGTGCACTGCAAGAACAAGCGCTACGCGTGCAACACCACCGCCGACCATTTCGACATGTACGGCTTCGACTACAAGATCAACGATCGCCTGACCGCGCAGTATCACTACGCCGAACTTGAAGACATCTATCGCCAGCACTTCGTCGGCCTGTTGGCCAATCAGAAGGTGGGCGACGGTGTGTTGAAAGCGGATCTGCGCTTGCTGAAAAGTGCCGACAGCGGCGATGCGAAGGCCGGTTCCATTGATAACCGTGCATTGAGCGGCATGCTGTCCTACGCCATCAGTGGCCATACCTTCAGCGGCGGCTGGCAGCGTATGAACGGCGACAACTCGATGCCGTACCTCGATGGCAGCAACCCGTATCTGGTCAACTACGTGCAGGTCAACGATTTCGCCGCCGCGCAGGAACGTTCCTGGCAGTTGCGTTATGACTATGACTTCAAGGCAATCGGCATCAACGGCCTGAGTTTCCTGACGCGCTATGTCAACGGCGATCACATCAAGGTGTTGGGCAGCGATCAGGAAGGTAAAGAGTGGGAACGCGACAGCGAGTTGAAGTACGTGATTCAGACCGGCACGTTCAAGGATGTAAGTCTGCGTTTGCGTAATGCGACGTATCGGACCAACTACGAGAAGTTTGCCCGGGATGTGGATGAGACGCGGTTGATCGTGAGTTACAACTTTTCGGTGTTGTAA
- a CDS encoding mannitol dehydrogenase family protein: protein MKLNRQNLNRLAAEVQLPAYSLSDTRQGIAHIGVGGFHRAHQAYYTDALMNTGEALDWAICGVGLRAEDRRARDDLKEQDYLFTLFELGDSDDTEVRVIGAIRDMLLAEDDAQALIDKLADPQIRIVSLTITEGGYCIDDSNGEFMAHLPQIQHDLNHPDSPKTVFGFLCAALEKRRAAGIPAFTVMSCDNLPHNGAVTRKALLAFATLRNSNLCSWIDANVSFPNAMVDRITPMTSTTHRLQLADKHAVDDAWPVVCEPFVQWVLEDKFVNGRPAWEKVGVQFTDDVSPYEEMKIKLLNGSHLALTYLGFLKGYRFVHETMNDPLFVRYMRTYMDMDVTPQLAPVPGIDLTQYKDTLVARFSNQAIADQLERVCSDGSSKFPKFTIPTINRLIADGRETKRAALVVAAWALYLKGVDENGDTYSIPDPRAIFCQALVADDALVTERLLAVEEIFGTAIPRSAEFVAAFEWCCDSLREEGVTRTLERILG, encoded by the coding sequence ATGAAACTGAACAGACAAAACCTCAACCGCCTCGCCGCCGAAGTGCAACTGCCGGCCTACAGCCTCAGTGATACCCGTCAGGGCATCGCGCACATTGGTGTCGGCGGTTTCCACCGGGCGCATCAGGCGTATTACACCGACGCGCTGATGAACACCGGCGAAGCACTCGACTGGGCGATTTGCGGGGTCGGCCTGCGCGCCGAAGACCGCCGCGCCCGCGACGATCTGAAGGAGCAGGATTACCTCTTCACCCTGTTCGAACTTGGTGACAGCGACGACACTGAAGTGCGGGTGATCGGCGCGATTCGCGACATGCTGCTGGCCGAGGATGACGCCCAGGCATTGATCGACAAACTCGCCGATCCACAGATCCGCATCGTCTCGTTGACCATCACCGAGGGCGGCTACTGCATTGACGACAGTAACGGCGAATTCATGGCGCATCTGCCGCAGATCCAGCACGATCTGAACCACCCGGACTCGCCGAAAACCGTGTTCGGTTTTCTCTGCGCAGCCCTGGAAAAACGCCGGGCGGCGGGCATTCCGGCCTTCACCGTGATGTCCTGCGATAACCTGCCGCACAACGGCGCGGTCACCCGCAAGGCGCTGTTGGCGTTTGCCACACTGCGCAACAGCAATCTGTGCAGCTGGATCGACGCCAACGTCAGTTTCCCCAACGCGATGGTCGACCGCATCACGCCGATGACCAGCACCACGCATCGCCTGCAACTGGCCGACAAACACGCGGTGGATGACGCTTGGCCGGTGGTCTGCGAACCGTTTGTGCAGTGGGTGCTGGAGGACAAATTCGTCAACGGCCGGCCGGCCTGGGAAAAGGTCGGCGTGCAGTTCACCGACGACGTTTCGCCTTACGAAGAGATGAAAATCAAACTGCTCAACGGCAGTCATCTGGCGCTGACGTATCTGGGTTTCCTGAAAGGCTATCGTTTTGTCCACGAGACCATGAATGACCCGCTGTTCGTGCGCTACATGCGTACGTATATGGACATGGATGTCACACCGCAACTGGCGCCGGTGCCGGGCATCGACCTGACGCAATACAAGGACACGCTGGTGGCGCGGTTCTCCAATCAGGCGATTGCCGATCAGCTTGAGCGGGTGTGTTCGGACGGTTCGTCGAAGTTTCCCAAGTTCACCATCCCGACGATCAACCGGTTGATTGCCGATGGGCGCGAGACCAAGCGTGCGGCGTTAGTGGTGGCGGCCTGGGCGTTGTATCTCAAGGGTGTGGATGAGAATGGCGATACCTATTCGATTCCTGATCCGCGGGCGATTTTTTGCCAGGCATTGGTGGCTGATGATGCGTTGGTGACTGAGCGATTGTTGGCGGTCGAGGAGATTTTCGGCACGGCGATTCCGCGTTCGGCGGAGTTTGTCGCGGCGTTTGAATGGTGCTGCGACAGCTTGCGCGAAGAAGGTGTGACGCGAACGCTGGAGCGGATTCTTGGCTGA
- a CDS encoding AraC family transcriptional regulator, translated as MTRTARVTDPSYELMDDHNGLSIIYRQHGFPCPLVRWHFHKEYELHLIVASSGKVFIGDYIGNFYPETLFLTGPNLPHNWISQVAEDEVVEKRDMLVNFTDELFESGHQIFAELKTLAPLLERAQYGIEFRDKQTIRQAMTLMQRIADTRGITRLGHFFILMELLASSDDYQLLSGATTPQLADEHNIDRTNRAVDYIFSHYARDISLEEVAEHLGMTPTYFSRVFKQATGRNFIEFVNRLRISKSCELLADGDKPVTDVCFESGFNNISNFNRRFQQLKGMTPSHYRRLAVQRLTEQNLG; from the coding sequence ATGACTCGAACCGCACGCGTGACCGACCCCTCTTACGAGTTGATGGATGACCACAACGGGTTGTCCATCATCTACCGCCAGCATGGCTTCCCCTGCCCGCTGGTGCGCTGGCATTTCCACAAGGAATACGAGCTGCACCTGATCGTCGCCAGTTCCGGCAAGGTGTTCATCGGTGACTACATCGGCAACTTCTACCCGGAAACGCTGTTTCTGACCGGGCCCAACCTCCCGCATAACTGGATCAGTCAGGTAGCTGAAGACGAAGTGGTGGAAAAACGCGACATGCTCGTCAACTTCACGGACGAGCTGTTCGAAAGCGGTCACCAGATATTCGCTGAATTGAAAACGCTGGCCCCCCTGTTGGAACGGGCGCAGTACGGCATCGAATTTCGCGACAAACAGACAATCCGCCAGGCCATGACGCTGATGCAGCGAATCGCCGACACCCGGGGCATCACCCGACTCGGGCACTTTTTCATTCTGATGGAGTTGCTGGCGTCCAGTGACGACTATCAGTTGCTGTCCGGCGCCACCACTCCGCAACTGGCCGATGAGCACAATATCGACCGCACCAACCGCGCCGTCGATTACATCTTCAGCCACTACGCCCGGGATATTTCGCTGGAAGAAGTGGCTGAACACCTGGGCATGACGCCGACCTATTTCAGCCGTGTGTTCAAACAGGCCACCGGGCGCAATTTCATCGAGTTCGTCAATCGCTTGCGCATCAGCAAATCCTGCGAGTTGCTGGCGGACGGCGATAAACCGGTGACCGATGTGTGCTTTGAGTCCGGTTTCAACAATATTTCCAACTTCAATCGGCGGTTTCAGCAGCTCAAGGGCATGACGCCTTCACATTATCGGCGCCTCGCGGTGCAACGCCTGACTGAACAGAACCTCGGCTGA